In Sander vitreus isolate 19-12246 chromosome 8, sanVit1, whole genome shotgun sequence, the genomic window GtatgaagaaaataaattggatgTAAATTCAGACCTTGGGTGTTGAAGTTGTAAAGAATGAAGGTAGATAGAAGCTCACCTGATCACAAATCTCCTGAATTTCCTCATTGGCGGGCTCTGGCGGCAAACTGTGTTCTCCGAACATCTTTGCGATTGTGTCAAGGTCCGTTCAAGCATGTATTTATAGAGAGTGATTACACTCTCCCCCGCCCCACCCCTTCCGGAGAGCTACATCTGACAGGTGGTTCCCCTGCATGTTGGGTGGAGCTGTATGAGTAACCACAACCCTCACATGATTGGGGTCACTTTTGTTCCTCTCATGAAGTCCTTTACAAATTCTGTTTGATGATTTTCAACAAAAAGACGTTTCAAATCTTATCATTCAGATTTTATTGTTGTACAGAACTAAAATTCAAAAACTTATATTGTTTTGATGTGAAATGATGATGCACCATTAAGAGTGTTTACCTGAACTAAAACATTAACAGTGTAGGCTTCTCAcataaacatttcattaaaaaaaaaacaatgtctaaGTCTTATGGCAGAATATTTATTTGGGTTTAAAGGACATTGTGAGCCAACAGGAAAATCAattctgtaaaataaatatcaaTCATTTTAAGGCTTTAATCTTAATGCATTCCACCAAATATCTTCATCCCTCTGCGTTAATACATTCAAAATCAATGTTAAATCATTTCAGAATGAAGAAGCAGAAGATTTTAAGAAGAGACTGCAGCCTTTAAGTATTTTACTGTTGACACTGGTTCTGGGATCAGTTTCTAAAAAGGTACGATGAGGCTGTCTTTGGTTTGATGCTCCTTTACATTAATCAGCGAAACATTTTCTTTGAGATCTTGGAAGACTTCCACATGAATGTAGCCCGTTTCTGCAACATGAACCTgcaagaagaaaagaggaaaattaGACGTCTAAACACATGTATTCATGTTGATCTTGTGTTGTTGAGCAGTGAGGATGTGGTTAACTGGTGTTTACTGTCCTGCCATGGTTcaactgctcacacacacacacacacacacacacacacacacacacacacacacacacaggtttgtttcactatctttgtggcgacctatcattgacataatgcattccctagccccttaccctacccttaaccatcaccactaaatgcctaaccttaacccttaccctcaccataacctcattctatccctaatcctaaaacaaatcttaaccctcaaacagccctttaaacttgtggggtccagcattttggccacacaaagctgtcgggaccccacaagtgtACTGGagtcccagtttttggaccccacgaatatagttaaacaagctccccccccccacacacacacacacacacgcacacagtccTGCCATGGATCAACTGCATGTCACCAATAATTCAACCTGTATATTAAAGACAACATTTTTACCTTGATAAGGTATTTTTTTCCTTCCCCACAATATTGACTCCTGTATTTAACTGCTATGAATTTCATATACTTCTTTCCTGTACTTCCCTCCACTTCGAGCCTCATCTGTGTATGAAGGAAATACATATGATGTAAATTCAGACTGAAATGCAGATGTTCGGTGTGGAGGTTGTGAAGAATGAAGGTAGATAGAAGCTCACCTTATCACAAATCTCCCGAATTTCCATAGTCATGTCTAGTGTCTCACCGTATAATCCGTTTGCCATTGTGTCAAAGTTGAAGTTAACAGAGAAGTCCACTGTCTGCTTTTACGTGTCTCAACTGTTCATCACATGAGCATGTATTTATggagaaccccccccccccccagagagCTACCCTCCCTGCATGTTGGGTGGAGCTGTATGAGTAACCACAACCCTCACATGATTGGGGTCGGTTTTGTTCCTCTCATGAAGTCCTTTACAAATTCTAATTGAGGATTTTCAACAAAAAGACGTTTCAAATCTTATCATTCAGATTTTTATTGTTGTACAGAACTAAAATTCAAAAACTTATATTGTTTTGATGTGAAATGATGATGCACCATTAAGAGTGTTTACCTGAACTAAAACATTAACAGTGTAGGCTTCTCACataaacatttcataaaaaaaaaaaacaatgtctaaGTCTTATGGCAGAATATTTATTTGGGTTTAAAGGACATTGTGAGCCAACAGGAAAATCAATTCTGTAAAATAAGTATGTTCGCCTGAACTAAAACATTAACAGTGTAGTCAAATAAACAATTTCTAAGTCTTATTATATTATCATAGTAAATTCATGTTACTAAGTCAACAGCTTGTTAAAAAGATGAGAAAGCGacataagtatatatatatatatatatatatatatatatatatatatatatatatatactgtatatgtgtgttttagacacagatagactATGCTAGTAGTAATTATGgtacaaaatgatttgaaattatatatttttttaattgaaaaaactTCTTTTTGCatgagggaggacccctaaaccccccccccctgctaaaGTAGTATATTTACTTACATATTTcaaatactatttaagtaggtTGGATATATTTATTCGCTTCTTGTTGTATATTCTTTCCTGAGTTTATTTCTTGAGTAGTGtgttcttattctattttattttagcacAGAAATTGGGATGTTTTGAGAAAGCTTTACTCAAACATGAACCCAAAGTACTCATGGTTGAATTAGTCATTACTTTTTGCTTACAGTTCAGTTTCAGTTCAGCCTTTTTGATACCACACCCGAGTACGCAGGAATGTGTCTAATGCAAGCTACTGTAACTAGTCATGTGACTTTGTGTCAGGACTCTTGATCTCTTTAATGGCAAACATGCCTACATATGTGCAAAGACTTTTTCTCTGTAAAATAGTGAGCAAACTGACACCCACTAATCTCTCATCATTCTGTTCTGGGTGCATTCAATGGAACAAAGTAAAGCGCGTTCGTTTGAATCATCAGAGCTTCAGTTCCTAGTAGTAGCTTTACATTTACCCCCCGACTCATAAACAACATGCAATTAAGGAGAGCGTTAACtttttacagacacacacacagacacacacacacacacacacagagacacacacacagacacacaaagagacacaaacacacacaaagagacacacacagacacacacacgcaaaaacacattttaaccatttttttATGTCCACATGAAGAAATTGATACAGGGACACAAATATTACAGATGCAGTACAATACATACGCAAACTCATGGACCAGTGGCATGCAGCAGGTCGTCACAATATCACTTAATAAACCCAATACTCagttaagggtataagtagcagcGTCTTTGCCATATGTGGCGGCTGCCAATAATAGCAGATATGGCACAGTACTTTGCAAGCTGTTTAGCCATCTTTTTGGCCATCCCAAGTTGTTGCAGCCCTCTTACTACAAACCTGTATGTGTATCCTAGGACACctgtaaaaacagttttttactgtttttactagcagtaaaaacaccaaaatgctCTGTTTTCCCAATGACATGGTGTCTGACCTGGCCCAAAGAATCCCGGATATCgtggcagcacacccaactgtgaagaacattatactgcataaAGTATATTTATGTTCTAAAGCAACAGTCTGAAGTGCAGAA contains:
- the LOC144521448 gene encoding uncharacterized protein LOC144521448 isoform X1 encodes the protein MANGLYGETLDMTMEIREICDKMRLEVEGSTGKKYMKFIAVKYRSQYCGEGKKYLIKVHVAETGYIHVEVFQDLKENVSLINVKEHQTKDSLIMFGEHSLPPEPANEEIQEICDQVKPQVEKNTGNKYEEFMANEYRSQDDADGINYLIKVHVGEEDDYIHLDVFRNLGGKVSLTNVQAHQTKDSPLEPF
- the LOC144521448 gene encoding cystatin-A-like isoform X2 translates to MANGLYGETLDMTMEIREICDKVHVAETGYIHVEVFQDLKENVSLINVKEHQTKDSLIMFGEHSLPPEPANEEIQEICDQVKPQVEKNTGNKYEEFMANEYRSQDDADGINYLIKVHVGEEDDYIHLDVFRNLGGKVSLTNVQAHQTKDSPLEPF